In bacterium, the genomic window CGTCACCGGCAACATCGTTGGTTTTGGAAGCGGCTTCTTTGATGAGCTGGGCGCCCATATTTTCAAATGGGTCTTCAAGCTCAATTTCTTTGGCCACTGTCACTCCATCGTGGACGACGTTGGGAGCGCCCCATTTTTTGTCCAAGGCGACATTGCGACCCTTGGGGCCCAAAGTGGTTGCCACTGCATCTGCTAGTTTATTGACTCCAGCTAAAAGTTTTTTGCGGGCATCTTCTGCGTAAATAAGTTGTTTTGCCATAATTACCTCCTTAAGATCTATTATTAGCCTAGTATGGCCATAACATCATCGAATTTAACTAGTTTGTAATCTTCACCTTCAAATTTGATTTCGTCTCCGCCCCATTTTTTGTAAAGCACCGTGTCGCCAACTGAAAATTCAGCTTTTTCTTCGTGGTTGGGGTGTTTCTTGTTCGGACCAACGGCAACCACTTTTCCTTGGGCCGGCTTTTCTTGGGCGGTATCGGGAAGAAGAATTCCCGAAGGGGTTTTAGTCTCCGCTTCCAAAGGTTTGATCAAGGCATAGCCTGCCAAAGGCTTGATATTGAGACTTTTGCTCATTTTTTTATTTACCTCCTAATTTAACTAACGAGTAATTGTTGACTTAGAAAATGAAGGAAATCAAGGAGCAGGAAATTGGTAACTCCCTCAAGACCCGTCACTTTCTTTATCACTCGGGCAATTGTGCTGCTAAATTTTAGGGAAGTTGGCTTGGTTTGTCAAGCGCTAGATCAAGTTAATTCGACTGGGGAACTCCGGGCGGGGCTAAAGCAGACGAAAGGCCGAATTTTTCAAGGGTCGGTTCAATTTCTTTGGCAATCGTAATGATACTTCCCAACTGGTCGTCTGAGGTGGCACTCAGATCAAGCCATTTCCGAAAGCTTTCGACAATCTTTCCATTGAGAAGATCCTCGCCTGTATCCGAATTCAAATACCAAGTTTTGGCAAAAGGTGCTTGTTTTACGTAAGGGGCTAAAAGAGGGTCGCCGGTCAGCTCGGCAGCCATCGCCACCCGAGGGTAAGCTCGACCAAGACCACGAATTTTTGTTTCAAGAATAAAGATTTTTTTTAGTGCACTCTCTTCAGAAAGAAACTTAGCGAATTTCCAAGCCTCAAGCTGATTCTCACCCGCGGCGTTGACGGCGTTGGCCCAATAACTTCCCCAGCTGACCGGATCAGACTCAACTACTTGGGGGACCGGGGCAACACCAAAACTAAGTTTGACACCTTTATCTTTGGCAATTTCGGAAATTTCGGCTAGTTTGTAGGCTGGAAAAAAGGCCATGGCGACCTTACCCTGCGCAAAAGCTTCAAGCGAAGGTGGTAAGATCGCTTCCCAAACCTTGTATTTGGAAGCAAAGTTTAAATAAACCAGAAGAGCGTCTGCTCCTAAATTCCTACCATCGAGGGAGGAGTTGGAAGCAAGGAAGTTCTTTTTATCTTTGATGAAGCTAACTTTATTCTGCAAAAGCAACTGTCCAACAATCTCAGAGAAATAGTCAACATTTTTACTACTTCCCAGAGCGACTCCGGCGGTTTTGATTTTGCCGCGATCATCGTAATTGGTAATGACAGAGGCCATGTTAACCAGGGAATCAAGGTCTTTTGGAGGAGAGTCAAAACCTTTGGCTTTGAGTAAAGTTTTGTTGTAAACCAAGGCCAGACCATCAATTTCCAAAGGGATTCCTCGATAAGAACCGTTTGACTTTAAACTTTCTTTGACGAGAGGGTAAAAGGTTTTTTCAAACTCAGAGCTCGAATAAATTTCATCAGGAAGACTGGCCAGGTGACTGCCTAGCACAGGCAGCCAACCGCTGTGGGACCAAAAGAGATCTGGCCCATTCTTTTCGCCCAGGGCTTTGTTTAGGAAAGAAAAATAGCTGCTTGCATTTTTCTGCTCGTATTCGATGATGATGTTGGGGTTTTTCTTTTGGTACTCTTCCTTGAGAGGGTTAATCGCTTCCGGATCCCAAAGACCGAGATAGTGAAGAACGACCGGTCCGGGAGCCTTTTTTCGGGAGAAAAACAGGACTAAGACAATACTGAGAACCAGAAAAAGAACAAGTCCAACAATGATGAAAGGCAGAAAGCGCTTCATTCCGCAATTTTTTCTTTAAGATATTTTTTAACTTCGTCACCGAAATCAGGATGCTCAAGGCCAATATCGATCAGGGCCTTTAAATAACCAAACTTATCCCCAGTGTCGTAATAAACACCGTTTTTGATCTCAATTGTATAAACATCCTGAATTTTCAACAAATGGTTCAGCGCGTCCACGTAAACCAACTCTTGACCTTCTT contains:
- a CDS encoding co-chaperone GroES, yielding MSKSLNIKPLAGYALIKPLEAETKTPSGILLPDTAQEKPAQGKVVAVGPNKKHPNHEEKAEFSVGDTVLYKKWGGDEIKFEGEDYKLVKFDDVMAILG
- a CDS encoding extracellular solute-binding protein, whose translation is MKRFLPFIIVGLVLFLVLSIVLVLFFSRKKAPGPVVLHYLGLWDPEAINPLKEEYQKKNPNIIIEYEQKNASSYFSFLNKALGEKNGPDLFWSHSGWLPVLGSHLASLPDEIYSSSEFEKTFYPLVKESLKSNGSYRGIPLEIDGLALVYNKTLLKAKGFDSPPKDLDSLVNMASVITNYDDRGKIKTAGVALGSSKNVDYFSEIVGQLLLQNKVSFIKDKKNFLASNSSLDGRNLGADALLVYLNFASKYKVWEAILPPSLEAFAQGKVAMAFFPAYKLAEISEIAKDKGVKLSFGVAPVPQVVESDPVSWGSYWANAVNAAGENQLEAWKFAKFLSEESALKKIFILETKIRGLGRAYPRVAMAAELTGDPLLAPYVKQAPFAKTWYLNSDTGEDLLNGKIVESFRKWLDLSATSDDQLGSIITIAKEIEPTLEKFGLSSALAPPGVPQSN